The Planctomycetia bacterium sequence CGCGCCTTCGACCGCTTCCTTGCAACGCAAGAGCGCCACGCCGCCGCCCGGCAGCACGCCTTCCTCGACCGCCGCACGCGTCGCGTGCAAGGCGTCTTCGATGCGGGCCTTCTTTTGCTTCATGTCGGCTTCGCTGTTCGCTCCCACCGAGATGATCGCCACGCCGCCGGTCAGCTTCGCCAGCCGCTCTTGGAACTTCTCACGATCGTAATCGCTTTCGGTGTTCTCAATCTGGGAGCGAATCTGTTGAATGCGGGCCTGAATCAACTTCTGCTCGCCGGCGCCTTGTACGATCGTCGTGTCGTTCTTGTCGACCGTGATCTGCTTGGCGCGACCGAGTTGACTTAATTGCAGGTTTTCCAGCTTGATGCCGAGGTCCTCGCTGATCAGCGTGCCGCCGGTCAGCGTGGCGATATCGCCCAACATCGCCTTGCGGCGATCGCCGAAGCCCGGGGCTTTGACAGCGCAGATGTTCAGAATGCCGCGGAGGCGATTCACCACCAACGTGGTGAGGGCTTCCCCTTCCACGTCCTCGGCGATGATCAACAGCGGCTTGGCGGTCTGCATCACTTGTTCGAGGACGGGCACCAGCTCGCGCAGGTTGCCGATCTTCTTTTCGTGAATCAGGATGTACGCGTTTTCGAGCTGGCAATCCATCTCGGCCGGACGATTGATGAAGTACGGCGAGAGGTAGCCCTTGTCGAACTGCATGCCTTCGACGAATTCCAGCGTCGTCTCGGTCGACTTGCCTTCTTCGACCGTGATCACGCCGTCCTTGCCGACCCGCTCCATCGCGTTGGCGATCATGTCGCCGATCGCGCGGTCGTTATTGGCGCTGATCGCGCCGACCTGAGCGATTTCTTCCTTGCTGGAGACCGGCTTGCTCATCGAACGCAGCTTCTCAACGGCCGCGTCGACGGCTTTTTCG is a genomic window containing:
- the groL gene encoding chaperonin GroEL (60 kDa chaperone family; promotes refolding of misfolded polypeptides especially under stressful conditions; forms two stacked rings of heptamers to form a barrel-shaped 14mer; ends can be capped by GroES; misfolded proteins enter the barrel where they are refolded when GroES binds); translated protein: MPKQLLFEDQARAKMLRGVEKLANAVAVTMGPTGRNVIIDKSFGGPTVTKDGVTVSKEVELENRFENMGAKLVNEVASKTSDIAGDGTTTATVLARAIFKEGTRLIAAGSNPMAVRRGIEKAVDAAVEKLRSMSKPVSSKEEIAQVGAISANNDRAIGDMIANAMERVGKDGVITVEEGKSTETTLEFVEGMQFDKGYLSPYFINRPAEMDCQLENAYILIHEKKIGNLRELVPVLEQVMQTAKPLLIIAEDVEGEALTTLVVNRLRGILNICAVKAPGFGDRRKAMLGDIATLTGGTLISEDLGIKLENLQLSQLGRAKQITVDKNDTTIVQGAGEQKLIQARIQQIRSQIENTESDYDREKFQERLAKLTGGVAIISVGANSEADMKQKKARIEDALHATRAAVEEGVLPGGGVALLRCKEAVEGAKKSAKGDEKIGVDIVLHALDAPMRQIADNCGIDGSVVADEVSQKPTNTGYDANKAQYVDMVKAGIIDPLKVVRSALANAASIAGLMLTTEAMVTNIDKDDHSPRTEGSVR